Proteins from a single region of Fundulus heteroclitus isolate FHET01 chromosome 12, MU-UCD_Fhet_4.1, whole genome shotgun sequence:
- the LOC105928353 gene encoding zinc finger protein 62 homolog, producing the protein MSSVECLRQFVNERLTAAAEEIVSVFEKTIADYEEEISRQRRLLTIVWKPHVKLHRTELPQHFIHVKGIQGELQLRKRDRKSILEQEDGKLEQIPETREDTFIGHDKGEVVLKEEAETLFPTITCHKVDSSGDRCVLSNPVEDESINTESGKGSSVTEHNADDQLVSNDRQDVSKAQNEVTDGGSVLSRHKEARLQRRHYRINEHGPVTFKAPMYTHKGKTCRFVCDSCGKAFPFKSKLTRHQVIHTGAKPFCCHTCGKRFNQTSILKVHQRIHTGERPFSCDICGKRFNQKSILNVHKKIHSVERPYSCDYCGRRFKQKSKLDSHVIWHSDIPQPLFFGEEHFLSNQQLFDHGRNSALDLGFPKIKEEQEDFCLGQDKEQLVLKQEMDTFMLSLPHDQGDHSGAQTFNGNPAVAESIGFVSDCKPGKQPEKTNHRICNVYNPILFKTSRSPYMGRKCEYKCDTCGKVFQFKSRLIRHFRIHTGVKPFCCHICGKRFNQKSILQVHQRIHTGERPFSCDICGKRFNQKSILNVHKRIHTGERPYSCQVCGKRFNQKSILDGHVRTHTGERPYSCKTCGKSLRSQSSLLVHMKMHADKRSHSCETWERFQTCRASHAHTYVYVYVYVYVNSCHSGLSPSLPTKCHRQSSATMRKFVCDRLTVAAQEILGAFEKRVDEYEAELARQRRMLDTAFSSEIKLQRAEIKALLNQQQQQQQQGSNGGAFRFPPDTAQIKDELEEISISQERPQPPKQQEASASRVTSASDPNASGDQSQSSGPEKESSANKDPSFNSSNTGVESGSKEGTWSGTEQPVSQNSGRAETLNDHRLASPAEPTEPTSAERSQALATTEETFDDAFLDANYEDIFDESAFALSGMSPEPSLNMSFDDLNVTPASITEQTQLEKDNVESTLLIGSPELTQTMDAGFPAPTASHESAQARTCTGDNNISAPRGNCEPEANMVLDENPALTRSVEATQPEENPDWRPASPILTAPRPDDESQGETPAAAERVEGGDGRRAFSASDRGDKRSTSTESVEPTSHKKKQDMSASPTKSTEQASSQGSTKESVTSADGREHVSKKKQKEERTSSHRSTDPSLKKKSKNGKIITSEGRPHKKHRQESGRSVTDKTLSSAAIDDASCSTLEPMQNQRSDGAKATPIESTDQEPNIQPQEEKESSNRRLSSAQNDEHAMGKRPPRILSPNINQVIGAPEEASCGTTVRKCYSEDAQSKEATSSNSDRDGQGSESPQKRLRKEESSTSSRSSRTKNHDKHSKENTTSNQDPDPPLSNTDDSGSSDGEEKAENPYKCDRCGKVMSNFKNYKFHMKSHTVAKTYKCDTCGKMFRESWDLNKHSVIHAAEKPYKCDVCGNGFNRRYNLDLHVRVHTGEKPYQCNTCGKSFSSCVNMKKHMRIHTGEKPYTCKDCGKEFADSSAFKNHQRVHTGEKPFKCSYCKRKFATRTTLKRHIRTHTGEKPYKCTVCDRNFGHRTDLKGHMRMHTGEKPYKCSTCGEEFSSWSKLNKHKRVHSGEAQDSTE; encoded by the exons ATGTCTTCCGTTGAGTGTTTGAGGCAGTTCGTTAACGAGCGACTGACGGCCGCGGCTGAGGAGATAGTCAGCGTGTTTGAAAAAACTATCGCCGACTACGAAGAAGAGATCAGCCGTCAGCGCAGGCTGCTCACCATCGTCTGGAAACCTCATGTAAAGTTACACAGGACAG AGCTCCCACAACATTTCATTCATGTGAAGGGCATTCAGGGGGAGCTACAGCTCAGGAAACGGGACAGGAAGTCCATTTTGGAACAAGAGGACGGAAAGCTTGAGCAGATTCCAGAGACTCGTGAAGATACCTTCATCGGTCATGACAAAGGAGAAGTTGTCCTGAAAGAGGAAGCTGAAACTCTTTTCCCAACTATTACGTGTCATAAAGTTGACAGCAGTGGAGATCGGTGTGTTTTGTCAAATCCAGTGGAAGACGAGTCCATAAACACAGAATCTGGCAAAGGTTCCAGTGTAACAGAGCATAATGCTGATGATCAGCTTGTCTCAAACGATCGTCAAGATGTCAGCAAAGCTCAGAATGAAGTCACCGATGGTGGTTCAGTCCTAAGCAGACACAAGGAGGCAAGACTGCAGAGGAGACACTACAGAATCAACGAACATGGTCCAGTCACGTTCAAGGCTCCTATGTACACTCACAAGGGTAAAACATGCAGGTTTGTGTGCGACTCCTGTGGGAAAGCGTTTCCGTTCAAATCCAAGTTGACCCGCCACCAGGTCATCCACACGGGCGCGAAGCCGTTTTGTTGCCACACCTGCGGCAAGCGATTCAACCAGACCTCAATACTGAAGGTCCACCAGAGGATCCACACGGGCGAGAGGCCGTTCTCCTGCGACATCTGCGGCAAGCGATTCAACCAGAAGTCGATACTGAACGTTCATAAAAAGATCCACTCCGTCGAGCGGCCGTACTCCTGCGATTACTGCGGCCGAAGATTCAAGCAGAAATCCAAACTGGACTCCCATGTCATATGGCACTCAG ACATACCACAGCCGCTGTTCTTTGGGGAGGAACATTTTCTCTCCAACCAGCAGCTCTTTGACCACGGCCGTAACTCTGCTTTGGACCTGGGGTTTCCAAAAATCAAAGAGGAACAGGAGGACTTCTGTCTGGGTCAGGACAAGGAGCAACTCGTGCTGAAGCAGGAGATGGACACGTTTATGCTGAGTCTTCCTCACGACCAAGGTGACCACAGTGGAGCTCAGACTTTCAACGGGAACCCGGCAGTGGCAGAGTCTATAGGGTTCGTATCGGATTGCAAACCTGGCAAACAACCAGAGAAGACGAATCACAGAATCTGTAATGTGTATAATCCCATCCTGTTCAAGACGTCCCGCAGCCCTTACATGGGCAGAAAGTGTGAGTATAAATGTGATACCTGTGGAAAAGTGTTTCAGTTCAAGTCCAGACTGATACGCCACTTCCGAATCCACACGGGAGTGAAGCCGTTCTGCTGTCACATCTGCGGCAAGAGATTCAACCAGAAGTCCATCCTGCAGGTCCATCAGCGGATCCACACCGGGGAGAGGCCCTTTTCCTGCGACATCTGCGGCAAGCGCTTCAACCAGAAATCCATACTGAACGTGCACAAGAGAATCCACACGGGCGAGAGGCCGTACTCCTGCCAAGTCTGCGGCAAGAGGTTCAACCAGAAGTCCATACTGGACGGCCACGTGCGGACTCACACGGGCGAGAGGCCGTATTCCTGCAAGACGTGCGGCAAAAGCCTCCGAAGTCAGTCTAGCCTGCTGGTTCACATGAAGATGCACGCAGACAAGAGGTCCCACTCCTGTGAAACGTGGGAGAGATTTCAGACTTG CCGGGCCAGCCACGCGCACACGTACGTGTACGTGTACGTGTACGTgtacgtgaacagctgccactcagggcttagcccctccctgcccacaAAATGCCACCGCCAGAGCAGTGCTAC TATGCGCAAGTTTGTGTGCGACCGCCTGACGGTGGCCGCTCAGGAGATCCTGGGAGCGTTTGAGAAGCGGGTCGACGAGTACGAAGCGGAGCTGGCTCGTCAGCGCAGGATGTTGGACACGGCGTTTTCTTCCGAGATAAAGTTACAGAGAGCAG aaataaaggCACTCCtaaatcagcagcagcagcagcagcagcaaggcagtAACGGTGGAGCGTTCAGGTTCCCGCCAGATACTGCGCAGATTAAAGATGAGCTTGAGGAAATAAGCATCAGCCAGGAACGACCGCAGCCTCCGAAGCAGCAAGAAGCCTCAGCCTCCAGGGTGACTTCAGCCTCTGATCCAAATGCCTCTGGTGATCAGTCCCAGTCATCGGGTCCTGAAAAAGAGAGCAGTGCAAATAAAGATCCTTCATTTAACAGCTCAAACACAGGAGTAGAGTCTGGCTCTAAGGAGGGGACGTGGTCGGGGACTGAGCAACCAGTCTCTCAAAACTCAGGTAGAGCTGAAACCCTAAATGACCACAGGTTGGCGTCCCCAGCTGAACCTACAGAGCCAACTTCAGCTGAGAGGAGCCAGGCATTAGCCACAACAGAGGAAACATTCGATGATGCCTTTTTAGATGCAAATTACGAGGACATCTTTGACGAAAGTGCGTTTGCACTCTCCGGCATGAGCCCCGAACCATCTCTAAATATGAGCTTTGATGATTTAAATGTAACACCAGCCAGCATCACAGAGCAAACACAGCTGGAGAAAGATAACGTTGAGAGCACGCTGTTGATCGGCAGTCCTGAGCTAACACAAACCATGGACGCCGGGTTCCCAGCACCCACTGCCAGCCACGAGTCCGCACAAGCAAGGACGTGTACAGGTGACAATAATATCTCAGCACCTCGAGGAAACTGTGAACCAGAGGCGAATATGGTTCTAGATGAAAATCCTGCGTTAACTAGAAGTGTTGAGGCCACTCAACCTGAGGAAAATCCTGACTGGAGGCCGGCGTCTCCCATCCTGACTGCGCCAAGACCAGATGACGAAAGTCAAGGCGAGACACCAGCCGCAGCTGAGAGGGTAGAAGGTGGAGATGGAAGGAGAGCTTTCAGCGCAAGCGATCGAGGTGACAAGAGATCGACATCAACGGAAAGTGTTGAGCCTACGTCACACAAGAAAAAACAGGATATGAGTGCATCACCGACCAAAAGCACGGAACAAGCATCAAGCCAGGGCAGTACCAAAGAGTCAGTGACATCGGCTGATGGGAGGGAACACGtgtcaaagaaaaaacagaaagaggagaggacCTCGTCGCATAGAAGTACAGATCCATCACTAAAAAAGAAGTCAAAAAATGGGAAGATAATAACTTCTGAAGGAAGACCGCACAAGAAACACAGACAGGAAAGTGGAAGATCCGTAACGGATAAAACTCTTAGCTCCGCAGCCATTGATGACGCATCCTGTTCAACTCTTGAGCCGATGCAGAATCAGAGATCTGACGGCGCGAAGGCCACCCCTATCGAAAGTACAGATCAGGAGCCGAATATACAACCCCAGGAGGAGAAAGAATCATCCAATCGGAGACTAAGTTCGGCACAGAACGATGAACATG CGATGGGAAAAAGGCCGCCTCGCATTCTAAGCCCAAACATAAATCAAGTGATCGGAGCCCCGGAAGAAGCAAGCTGCGGAACTACCGTTAGGAAATGTTACAGTGAAGACGCCCAAAGCAAAGAGGCAACGTCGAGTAATAGCGACAGAGATGGTCAGGGTTCCGAGTCGCCGCAAAAAAGGTTGCGTAAAGAGGAAAGCTCCACGTCGTCCAGGAGCAGTCGCACAAAAAACCACGACAAACACAGCAAAGAGAACACGACATCAAACCAGGATCCCGACCCGCCGCTTTCCAACACCGACGACAGCGGGTCGAGCGACGGCGAGGAGAAGGCGGAAAACCCCTACAAGTGCGACAGGTGCGGCAAAGTAATGTCCAACTTCAAGAACTACAAGTTCCACATGAAGTCCCACACGGTCGCCAAGACCTACAAATGCGACACTTGCGGGAAAATGTTCCGAGAGAGCTGGGACTTGAACAAGCACTCGGTAATCCACGCCGCCGAGAAGCCCTACAAGTGCGACGTCTGCGGGAACGGCTTCAACCGGCGCTACAACCTCGACCTGCACGTGCGGGTCCACACGGGGGAAAAACCGTACCAGTGCAACACCTGCGGCAAGAGCTTCAGCTCCTGCGTCAACATGAAGAAGCACATGCGGATCCACACCGGCGAAAAGCCGTACACCTGCAAGGACTGCGGCAAGGAGTTCGCCGACTCCTCGGCGTTCAAAAACCACCAGCGGGTGCACACGGGGGAGAAGCCCTTCAAGTGTTCGTACTGCAAGCGGAAGTTCGCCACCAGGACGACGTTGAAGAGACACATCAGAACGCACACGGGCGAGAAGCCGTACAAGTGCACCGTTTGTGATCGAAACTTCGGCCACAGGACCGACCTGAAGGGCCACATGAGGATGCACACGGGCGAGAAGCCTTATAAATGCTCTACTTGTGGAGAGGAGTTCTCCTCCTGGTCTAAGCTTAACAAACACAAGCGCGTCCACTCGGGTGAAGCGCAGGACTCCACTGAATAA